The following nucleotide sequence is from Pandoraea thiooxydans.
GCGATTCCCGCGGTGCTCAAGCCGGTGCTCGACAAGGGGTTCGGCACCAAGCATCCCAGCGCATTGTGGTTCGTGCCAACCGCGATCGTCGGCCTGGCGGTGTTGCGCGGGCTGGCTCAGTACAGTTCCAATTATCTGCTTTCGTGGGTCTCTAACCACGTGTTGCTGGATCTGCGCGTGCGCATGTTCGAGCGCATGCTGCATGCGCCGGCCGCGTTCTTCCAGCGCCAGACGACCAGCACACTGATCAACTCGATCGTCTTCGAAGTCAATCAGGTGCTGTCGGTACTCACCGGCGTGCTGATCACGATGGTGCGCGATTTCCTCACCGTGGTCGGGTTGCTCGGCTATCTCTTTTACCTGAATTGGCGCCTGACGCTGGTGGTCGCCGCGATCATGCCGATCATCGGTTTCCTGGTCAGCAAGATCAATCGTCGCCTGCGCCGCCTGAACCGCGAAAACCAGAATCTGACGAATGCGTTGTCCTACGTGGTCGAAGAGGCTGCGGGCGGCTACAAGGTGGTCAAGATTCACAACGGCGAGGCGTATGAGACGCGCCGGTTCGATGCGATGACCGCGACGCTGCGCGGCTACGCGATGCGCATGACCATCGCGGGCGGGCTGGCGCAGCCGCTCACGCAGATGCTTGCCTCGATCGCCCTGGCGATCGTCATCACCTTCGCGATGATCCAGTCGGCCAGCAATCAGACCACGGTGGGCGGGTTCGTTGCGTTTGTCACGGCAATGCTGCTGGTGGTCTCGCCGCTCAAGCGGCTGATCGACGTCAACCAGCCGCTGCAACGCGGCGTGATAGCCGCCGAGATGATCTTCCGGCTGATGGACGAGCCGATCGAATCAGCCGGTGGCCCGCACCCGCTGGAACACGCGCGCGGGCAACTGGCGTTCGAACACGTGGACTTCCGGTACGGGCTCGATACGGTCGCGCTGCGCGACGTCAGCTTCGAAGTGTCGCCTGGCGAGATGATCGCCCTGGTGGGGCCTTCGGGCAGCGGCAAGACCACGCTGGTCAATCTGCTGCCGCGCTTTTTCGATCCGACGGCCGGCGAGATTCGCCTGGACGATGTGCCGATCCAGGAAT
It contains:
- the msbA gene encoding lipid A export permease/ATP-binding protein MsbA, translated to MNAPPPASKVLRRLYGYLRPYWGMGLLAIFAMALVAASEAAIPAVLKPVLDKGFGTKHPSALWFVPTAIVGLAVLRGLAQYSSNYLLSWVSNHVLLDLRVRMFERMLHAPAAFFQRQTTSTLINSIVFEVNQVLSVLTGVLITMVRDFLTVVGLLGYLFYLNWRLTLVVAAIMPIIGFLVSKINRRLRRLNRENQNLTNALSYVVEEAAGGYKVVKIHNGEAYETRRFDAMTATLRGYAMRMTIAGGLAQPLTQMLASIALAIVITFAMIQSASNQTTVGGFVAFVTAMLLVVSPLKRLIDVNQPLQRGVIAAEMIFRLMDEPIESAGGPHPLEHARGQLAFEHVDFRYGLDTVALRDVSFEVSPGEMIALVGPSGSGKTTLVNLLPRFFDPTAGEIRLDDVPIQEFRLADLRRQIAFVSQDVVLFNDTIAANVAYGQEIDAARVDAALAAANLRDVVQAMPDGVRTMIGDNGMRLSGGQRQRLAIARAIYKDAPILILDEATSALDSESERHVQAALEVLMRGRTTLVIAHRLSTVERADRILVLEHGKIVEQGTHQQLLARNGIYAHLHGIQFARRDA